In Strigops habroptila isolate Jane chromosome 6, bStrHab1.2.pri, whole genome shotgun sequence, a single genomic region encodes these proteins:
- the LOC115610106 gene encoding uncharacterized protein LOC115610106 translates to MGGPQPVIGYISVPLNSADLRDFKRTEMGNLIEDPLGVAERLNQFLGPNLYTWDEMQSILGQLFTTEERDMIRRAGMRLWDAQHAQGPQAESQGLYILGDRSHHEPLIKLKIGPHKQEFTFLVDTGAEKSTIKQIPEGCKVSPEKVQVIGAKGEPFKVSKIKNVVFETENKFGMGELLLVPEAEFNLLGRDLIVELQLEIKVKNQELTVSAYPLTVDDQKQINPDVWYSPDTISRLKIPPIKIQLSEPHIPVRVRQYPISLEGRRGLKPEIDRLLAQGILEPCMSPFNTPILPVKKPNGKYRLVHDLREINKRTITRFPVVANPYTLLSKLGPHNSWYSVADLKDAFWACPLAEECRDYFAFEWEDIETGRRQQLRWTVLPQGFTESPNLFGQALEELLKEYQVQTGNVLLQYVDDLLIAGNNKEDVRKESIRLLNFLAQKGLRVSQEKLQFVEEKVKYLGHYLFNGKKILDPERIKGILELPMPVRAALCQLAPIEPCLNLKGYYLCPASNPGKGYCNYPNEYYCASWDCVTLAAAWQPGRSDPFLKTQWGPEGCTPPRYDSSGGIISPGNCAHIILTILQPDDFGWITGRTWGIRYWEPGVDRGGLILIRKVKLPHDPLPVGPNLVLNPPTFSEEKVAPASVATNSPNSLSETTNDIVTEFSSSRDRELSESKDPLWNLMQASYRALNESKPNLTKECWLCYNVRPPYFEAIGKPGRIQWSNGSNPRECPWDDQRNHTQGITIQLVTGQGKCIGTVPEKYQPLCNKTVTNTNIEKHKNQNDKWAIPTPGAKWVCSDIGVTPCLSLNVFDQSQFCVQVIIVPRLIYHTSEEVLRHFEGDLNRQKREPITVVTLATLLIASGVGAGTGIASLVKGQELQSLQMAVDEDLAKIEQCIQNLATSVKSLSEVVLQNRRGLDLLFLKEGGLCVALNEECCSFADHTGVVQDTMSELRKRLDQRKKDREAGKSWNENWFNVSPWLTTLLSALAGPLIMLILGLIFGPCILRYILHFIKERFDIAKLLILTTRSGAKYKSVSINEDEDCCECIMPRENYAFCNCEVLPCECYDKCWDCGKRFVR, encoded by the exons ATGGGGGGACCTCAACCTGTGATCGGATATATTTCCGTACCCCTAAACTCGGCTGACCtacgagattttaaaagaaccgaaatgggaaacttaattgaggacccactgggagtggcagaaagattaaatcaatttttgggACCAAACCTTTATACTTGGGATGAGATGCAATCTATCCTTGGTCAATTATTTACTACCGAGGAAAGAGATATGATTAGACGAGCAGGAATGAGACTGTGGGATGCTCAACAtgcccagggaccccaagcA GAGAGTCAGGGGCTCTATATCTTAGGGGACCGGAGTCATCATGagcccttgataaaattaaaaataggtccccataaacaagagttcacctttttagtagacactggggctgagaaaTCAACTATTAAGCAAATACCTGAGGGATGTAAAGTTTCCCCTGAAAAGGTACAAGTAATtggggcaaaaggagaaccctttaaagtaagcaaaatcaaaaatgtggtattcgaaactgaaaataaatttggaatgggTGAACTCTTGCTCgtccctgaagcagaatttaatctgttaggacgagatttaattgttgaattgcaattagaaattaaagtgaaaaatcaggagcTAACAGTGTCTGCTTATCCTTTAACCGTGGAtgatcaaaaacaaattaaccccGATGTCTGGTACTCTCCGGACACAATTAGTAGACTGAAAATCCCACCGATTAAAATCCAACTTTCCGAACCCCACATACCTGTGAGGGTAAGGcaatatcccatatccctagAAGGACGGAggggattaaaaccagaaattgatcGATTGTTAGCACAAGGAATCTTAGAGCCTTGTATGTCACCCTTTAACACCCCCATTCTGCctgtaaagaaaccaaatgggAAATATCGACTCGTACAtgatttaagggaaataaacaaaagaactaTCACCCGATTCCCTGTAGTAGCAAATCCATACACACTGCTAAGCAAGCTAGGACCCCATAACTCCTGGTATAGTGTGGCTGACTTAAAGGATGCCTTTTGGGCCTGTCCACTGGCAGAAGAATGCCgtgattattttgcctttgaatgggaagacATAGAGACAGGCCGTAGACAGCAATTGAGATGGACTGTGCTTCCCCAAGGGTTCACTGAGTCCCCTAATCTGTTTGGACAGGCCCTGGAAGAGCTCTTAAAAGAATACCAGGTACAAACGGGAAACGTGCTGTTACAGTATGTAGATGATCTGCTCATAGCAGGGAATAATAAGGAGGatgtaaggaaagaaagcattcGACTCCTAAACTTTCTTGCACAAAAGGGACTACGAGTATCACAAGAAAAGTTACaatttgtggaggaaaaagtgaaatatttggggCATTATTTGTTTAACGGCAAGAAGATATTGGATCCAGAGCGCATTAAAGGAATTCTGGAATTACCTATGCCTGTCCGAGCAGCGCTGTGCCAACTAGCACCTATAGAACCATGCTTAAATCTGAAAGGATATTATTTGTGTCCTGCTTCCAACCCAGGCAAAGGGTATTGCAACTATCCAAACGAGTATTATTGTGCGTCCTGGGACTGTGTAACCCTCGCTGCGGCATGGCAGCCGGGTAGGTCAGACCCTTTCCTCAAGACTCAGTGGGGTCCTGAGGGATGTACACCTCCTCGATATGATTCCTCGGGAGGTATCATAAGTCCAGGAAATTGTGCTCATATAATTCTTACAATATTGCAACCGGACGATTTTGGGTGGATAACAGGAAGAACATGGGGAATTAGATATTGGGAACCAGGTGTAGATAGAGGAGGGCTTATACTTATACGAAAAGTTAAACTTCCACACGATCCCTTACCAGTAGGACCAAACCTGGTCCTGAATCCACccactttctctgaagaaaaggttgcCCCCGCAAGCGTCGCAACCAATTCTCCAAACTCCCTTTCGGAAACAACTAATGACATTGTGACTGAATTCTCCTCATCCAGGGATCGAGAGTTGTCAGAATCCAAAGACCCCTTATGGAATCTAATGCAAGCCTCTTATCGTGCccttaatgaaagcaaaccaaatttaACTAAAGAATGTTGGTTATGTTATAATGTTAGACCACCATATTTTGAGGCAATTGGAAAACCAGGTAGGATTCAATGGTCTAATGGTTCAAACCCACGAGAATGCCCATGGGATGACCAGAGGAACCATACGCAAGGAATTACTATTCAATTAGTAACAGGTCAAGGAAAATGTATAGGTACAGTGCCCGAAAAATATCAGCCTTTGTGCAATAAAACAGTCACTAACACCAATATAGAGAAACACAAgaatcaaaatgacaaatgggCTATCCCGACACCAGGAGCTAAATGGGTTTGTTCAGACATCGGAGTAACGCCTTGCCTATCCCTAAACGTGTTTGATCAATCTCAGTTTTGCGTACAGGTGATTATTGTTCCTCGTCTAATCTATCACACCTCTGAGGAGGTGTTACGCCACTTTGAAGGAGACCTGAATAGGCAAAAACGAGAGCCAATTACAGTAGTAACCCTAGCTACCCTGCTGATAGCGAGCGGAGTTGGAGCAGGTACAGGCATAGCCTCCCTAGTGAAAGGTCAGGAGTTACAAAGTTTGCAGATGGCTGTAGATGAAGATTTAGCAAAAATAGAACAATGTATCCAAAATTTAGCCACTTCAGTAAAGTCTTTATCAGAAGTAGTACTGCAAAATAGAAGAGGATTAgatctattgtttttaaaggaaggagggTTATGTGTAGCTCTCAATGAAGAATGTTGCTCTTTTGCTGACCATACTGGAGTAGTCCAGGACACCATGTCTGAACTCCGGAAAAGGTTAGATCAACGTAAGAAAGATCGTGAGGCGGGCAAGTCATGGAACGAAAACTGGTTTAATGTTTCACCTTGGCTAACCACTTTGTTGTCCGCCTTAGCAGGACCGCTTATCATGTTGATTTTGGGACTCATATTTGGGCCTTGTATATTACGctatattttacactttattaaagaacggtttgacatagctaaactgcttattttaactacgaggtctggggcaaaatataagagtgtatctattaatgaagatgaagattgtTGTGAATGCATTATGCCACGTGAGAactatgccttttgtaattgtgaggtattaccttgtgagtgttatgataaatgttgggattgtggaaaaaggtttgttcgc